One window from the genome of Oryza glaberrima chromosome 3, OglaRS2, whole genome shotgun sequence encodes:
- the LOC127768455 gene encoding flavonoid 3',5'-hydroxylase 1-like, producing the protein MAMELAALCTDPVVLSAAFLCLLLHLSLRSYRPPSPGGGRRLPPGPPGLPVLGALPLVGPAPHAGLASLARKYGPVMYLKMGTCGVVVASSPCAARSFLKALDARFANRPAVASAVDITYNYQNMVFANYGARWKLMRKLASVHLLGARALADWAAVRRDEARRLLRGVAEASAAGRPVVIPEVLVCALANIVGQITVSKRVFDVQGDESNSYKDMIVSLLTGAGLFNISDFVPALAWLDLQGVQAKLRRIHDQFDVLITKLLADHAATAADRARAGRTDFVDRLRAAVGVDDEDGETISEVNIKGLIFDMFTAGTDTSSIIVEWAMAEMMKNPAVMARAQEEMDRVVGRGRRLEESDIASLPYLQAVCKEAMRLHPSTPLSLPHFSFDECDVDGYRVPANTRLLINIYAIGRDPSAWEDPLEFRPERFMPGGAAERVDPLGNYFELIPFGAGRRICAGKLAGMVFVQYFLGTLLHSFDWRLPDGEGKVDMSETFGLALPKAVPLRALVTPRLAPAAYA; encoded by the exons atggccatggaGCTCGCCGCGCTCTGCACCGACCCCGTCGTGctctccgccgccttcctctgcctcctcctccacctctccctccgCTCCTACCGCCCGCcctcccccggcggcggccgccgcctccccccggGACCCCCGGGCCTCCCCGTCCTCGGCGCGCTGCCACTCGTCGGCCCGGCCCCGCACGCCGGCCTGGCGTCGCTGGCGCGCAAGTACGGGCCCGTCATGTACCTCAAGATGGGCACCtgcggcgtggtggtggcgtcgtcgccgtgcgcGGCGAGGTCGTTCCTGAAGGCGCTCGACGCCCGGTTCGCGaaccggccggcggtggcgagcgccGTGGACATCACGTACAACTACCAGAACATGGTGTTCGCCAACTACGGCGCCAGGTGGAAGCTGATGCGGAAGCTGGCGAGCGTCCACCTGCTCGGCGCCCGCGCGCTCGCCGACTGGGCGGCGGTGCGCCGCGACGAGGCCCGCCGGCTGCTGCGCGGCGTGGCGGAggcgtccgccgccggccgccccgtcGTCATCCCGGAGGTGCTCGTCTGCGCGCTCGCCAACATCGTCGGCCAGATCACCGTCAGCAAGCGGGTGTTCGACGTGCAGGGCGACGAGTCCAACAG CTATAAGGATATGATCGTCTCGCTGTTGACGGGTGCGGGGCTGTTCAACATCAGCGACTTCGTGCCGGCGCTGGCGTGGCTGGACCTGCAGGGAGTCCAGGCCAAGTTGCGGCGGATCCACGACCAGTTCGACGTCCTCATCACCAAGCTGCTCGCCgaccacgccgccaccgccgccgaccgcgcccgcgccggccgcacCGACTTCGTCGACAggctccgcgccgccgttggcgtcgacgacgaggacggcgagaCCATCTCCGAGGTCAACATCAAGGGCCTCATCTTC GACATGTTCACGGCCGGGACGGACACGTCGTCGATCATCGTGGAGTGGGCGATGGCGGAGATGATGAAGAACCCGGCGGTGATGGCGCGGGCGCAGGAGGAGATGGACCGCGTcgtcggccgcggccgccgcctggaGGAGTCCGACATCGCCAGCCTCCCCTACCTCCAGGCCGTCTGCAAGGAGGCCATGCGGCTCCACCCCTCCACGCCGCTCAGCCTCCCGCACTTCTCCTTCGACGAGTGCGACGTCGACGGCTACCGCGTCCCGGCGAACACGCGGCTGCTCATCAACATCTACGCCATCGGCCGCGACCCGTCGGCGTGGGAGGACCCGCTGGAGTTCAGGCCGGAGCGGTTCATGCCGGGGGGCGCCGCCGAGCGCGTGGACCCGCTCGGCAACTACTTCGAGCTCATCCCCTTCGGCGCCGGCAGGAGGATCTGCGCCGGGAAGCTCGCCGGCATGGTGTTCGTCCAGTACTTCCTCGGCACGCTGCTGCACTCGTTCGACTGGCGGCTCCCCGACGGCGAGGGGAAGGTGGACATGTCGGAGACGTTCGGCCTCGCGCTGCCCAAGGCCGTCCCGCTCCGCGCCCTCGTCACGCCGCGCCTCGCGCCGGCCGCCTACGCGTGA
- the LOC127768456 gene encoding F-box protein At5g49610-like — MDNAAPPPSSGAAGKEMATAEALPDDLLDEILLRLPARSILRCRAVCKAWRSRTSHPYFLRAHAARSRIIAAAVVDTTVIPDGEVCTTISIRSLGDGDGYRSGAAVSSSSSFASVRFDSRPFVLGSWDGVVCLVPRPTAGFVRPRNPIDRYVLVNPLTKACTSVPPPATRGIVICGYAHPTTSRYHLLHADSFFSYDGTARATIQILRVGEKNNVWRKIARHPAPAGVVESRTYIRLGGAPPVSLHGCLHWLVAPSSARPLLSVFDMEREEFRQMDTPEQWARHGNLPHMMSVQIARRSGKLCAFVHEPSASALGMSMLVDYSDPSSWRLERRIDYSRHGAGSRNVARTFRNKFSAATTAVEVLPDGVNGGGGEEEIMFQFFNQFDMREAVYNVGRGAWRWRRILPPTRRVMTHKECMLPREVSFGGSAHFVEESDIGGHRCFCLW, encoded by the coding sequence ATGGAcaacgcggcgccgccgccgtcatctggagcggcggggaaggagatGGCCACGGCGGAGGCGCTACCGGACGACCTGCTCGACGAGATCCTTCTCCGCCTGCCGGCGCGTTCCATCCTCCGGTGCCGCGCCGTCTGCAAGGCTTGGCGCTCCCGCACCTCCCACCCCTACTTCCTCCGAGCCCACGCCGCCCGTTCCAGGataatcgccgccgccgtggtggacACTACTGTAATTCCCGACGGCGAAGTCTGCACCACCATCAGCATCAGAtctctcggcgacggcgacggctaccGCTCGGGGGCGgccgtgtcgtcgtcgtcgtcgttcgccTCGGTGCGGTTCGATTCCCGGCCTTTTGTCCTCGGCTCCTGGGACGGCGTCGTGTGCCTGGTGCCCCGTCCTACTGCCGGTTTCGTTCGCCCTCGCAATCCCATCGACCGATACGTGCTCGTCAATCCGCTCACCAAGGCCTGCACcagcgtgccgccgccggcaacccgCGGCATCGTCATCTGCGGTTACGCCCACCCGACCACGTCGCGCTACCACCTCCTGCACGCCGACAGCTTCTTTTCCTACGACGGTACGGCTAGGGCGACCATCCAGATTCTGCGAGTCGGGGAGAAGAACAACGTGTGGCGCAAGATCGCCCGCCACCCTGCGCCTGCGGGCGTCGTGGAGTCGAGGACCTACATTCGATTGGGCGGCGCTCCACCCGTCAGCCTCCACGGCTGCCTGCACTGGCTGGTCGCCCCGTCGTCGGCACGGCCTCTCCTATCGGTGTTCGACATGGAACGGGAGGAGTTCCGGCAGATGGACACCCCCGAACAATGGGCTCGCCATGGGAACCTGCCGCACATGATGAGTGTACAGATCGCTCGGCGCTCCGGCAAGCTGTGCGCGTTCGTCCACGAGCCGAGCGCCAGCGCGTTGGGGATGTCAATGCTCGTGGACTACTCCGACCCGAGCAGCTGGCGGCTGGAGCGGAGGATCGACTACTCGCGCCACGGCGCCGGCAGCCGGAACGTCGCGCGCACGTTCCGCAACAAGTTCTCGGCGGCCACCACCGCGGTGGAGGTGCTACCCGATGGtgtcaacggcggcggcggcgaggaggagatcaTGTTCCAGTTCTTCAACCAGTTCGACATGAGGGAGGCTGTGTACAACGTTGGGCGCggggcgtggcggtggcgtaGGATTTTGCCACCGACGAGGCGCGTGATGACGCACAAGGAGTGCATGTTGCCGCGTGAGGTGAGCTTCGGTGGGTCGGCGCATTTTGTGGAGGAGAGTGACATCGGCGGCCATCGTTGCTTTTGCTTATGGTAG